The proteins below are encoded in one region of Maribacter aestuarii:
- a CDS encoding ABC transporter ATP-binding protein, which produces MLLQLNNIFKWVNSGGQRIFLLKDINLEVSEGEFISVMGPSGSGKSTLLNVIGMLDGFDEGEYHFLHESVHTLKEKHRANLYKEYIGFVFQSYHLLDELTVQENLEMPLLYKKYKGAERKAMVADMLDRFNIVGKKDLFPAQLSGGQQQLVGVARALIANPKLILADEPTGNLNSQQSEEIMELFKKLNQEDGVTIIQVTHSEKNAAYGSRVINLLDGRKV; this is translated from the coding sequence ATGTTGCTACAACTAAACAATATTTTCAAATGGGTTAATTCTGGAGGGCAGCGCATTTTCCTTTTAAAAGATATTAATCTCGAAGTTTCCGAAGGAGAGTTTATATCCGTCATGGGTCCATCAGGTTCCGGCAAATCTACATTACTAAATGTTATTGGAATGTTGGACGGGTTTGACGAAGGGGAATATCACTTTCTACATGAATCCGTACATACCCTCAAGGAGAAACATCGTGCTAATCTGTACAAGGAGTATATTGGTTTTGTTTTTCAGTCCTATCACCTTTTGGATGAACTTACCGTACAGGAAAACCTGGAAATGCCCTTGCTCTATAAAAAGTATAAAGGTGCGGAGCGCAAGGCCATGGTGGCAGATATGTTGGACCGTTTTAATATTGTTGGTAAAAAGGATTTGTTCCCGGCACAACTGAGTGGCGGACAGCAACAATTAGTGGGTGTGGCGCGTGCGCTTATTGCTAACCCAAAACTTATTCTGGCCGATGAACCTACAGGAAACCTGAACTCGCAACAGAGCGAGGAGATTATGGAGCTTTTCAAAAAATTGAATCAAGAAGATGGCGTTACCATAATTCAAGTAACCCATTCCGAAAAGAATGCGGCCTATGGCTCGCGAGTTATAAATCTATTGGATGGTCGCAAGGTTTAA